In a single window of the Blattabacterium cuenoti genome:
- a CDS encoding 4'-phosphopantetheinyl transferase family protein: MNFGTYKFRNYHTIIIVFKWKHFFNTMFLRKLFLSDKDKMFFLSLSEKRKREFLGIRYALKYIGIKMNIFYDEKRKPFLYPEGKHISLSHSFEKIAIAISSYHIGIDIEKLRKDKKIVKIKKKFIRDDESLFIHTNYEEDYLHIIWGIKESLYKLEGGIFYSFLDHYKVSPFCLQKNSCVSCWIIKNSYSKRFSAFYRKIEKYYLVYIIDK; the protein is encoded by the coding sequence ATGAATTTTGGGACCTATAAGTTTCGTAACTATCATACGATAATCATAGTTTTTAAATGGAAACATTTTTTTAACACTATGTTTTTAAGAAAACTTTTTCTTTCAGATAAGGATAAGATGTTTTTTTTATCATTATCAGAAAAACGAAAAAGAGAATTTTTAGGGATACGTTATGCTTTGAAATATATAGGCATAAAAATGAATATTTTTTATGATGAAAAAAGAAAACCTTTTCTTTATCCTGAAGGAAAACATATTTCTTTAAGTCATTCTTTTGAAAAAATAGCCATAGCTATAAGTTCTTATCATATAGGAATAGACATAGAAAAATTACGAAAAGATAAAAAAATAGTGAAAATAAAGAAAAAATTTATTAGAGATGATGAATCTCTTTTTATTCATACAAATTATGAAGAAGATTATCTACATATTATATGGGGAATTAAAGAAAGTTTGTATAAACTAGAAGGAGGAATTTTCTATAGTTTTTTAGATCATTATAAAGTTTCTCCTTTTTGCCTTCAAAAGAATTCTTGTGTATCATGCTGGATTATAAAAAATTCCTATAGTAAGCGGTTTTCTGCTTTCTATAGAAAAATAGAAAAATATTATTTAGTTTATATTATAGACAAATGA
- a CDS encoding cell division protein FtsQ/DivIB, with product MICIISLFYFSKKIHQNRTLKKINIVIDPLSKDHFVNEEIIKNILFYKTEKIEKKIGQLCILRMENKLNNYPFIKKSEVFLSVDGTLNIKIWEKEPILRIKNGNKEYYLTKDAENLELSSFYSSKVILAKGLFLKKEKKYLTNLVKFINSDELLKNQIISIKKNNKNSFVLIPKIGNHYIILGNIKDFKNKLNKLKAFYKQYLNKIDINQYKSIDLQYKDQVVAKKR from the coding sequence ATGATTTGTATCATATCGCTTTTTTATTTCTCTAAAAAAATACATCAAAACAGAACTTTAAAAAAAATTAATATTGTCATTGATCCCCTATCTAAAGATCATTTTGTAAATGAAGAAATTATTAAAAATATTCTATTTTATAAAACAGAAAAAATTGAAAAAAAAATCGGTCAATTATGTATATTGAGAATGGAAAATAAATTAAATAATTACCCTTTTATAAAAAAATCGGAAGTGTTTCTCAGTGTAGATGGGACCCTTAATATTAAAATTTGGGAAAAAGAACCCATATTAAGAATCAAAAATGGAAATAAAGAATATTATCTTACTAAAGATGCGGAAAATTTAGAACTTTCTTCTTTTTATTCATCAAAAGTTATCTTAGCAAAAGGACTTTTTTTGAAAAAAGAAAAAAAATATTTAACGAATTTAGTCAAATTCATAAACTCAGATGAATTATTAAAAAACCAAATTATTAGCATAAAAAAAAATAATAAAAATTCATTTGTTTTGATTCCAAAAATAGGGAATCATTATATTATATTAGGAAATATAAAGGATTTTAAAAATAAATTGAATAAATTAAAAGCATTTTATAAGCAATACCTAAATAAAATAGATATTAACCAATATAAAAGTATTGATTTACAATATAAAGACCAAGTAGTCGCAAAAAAAAGATAA
- the murC gene encoding UDP-N-acetylmuramate--L-alanine ligase: MNLNQIDSFYFIGIGGIGMSSLARYFNLMGKTVYGHDQKKTFLTKELEKEGISINYNDSIEILPKWVLSKQCLIVYTPAIPSHHKQWIYLKKYGKNIKKRSQVLALITENEICIAIGGTHGKTTTCTLLGHILYSVGMNVTAFLGGISENYQSNLILNNVLNGKKIFLVEADEFDHSFLYLSPNIACITSFDQDHVDIYPKKEALKKAYIAFSKRIKKPYKKIFLCEEESFLSNNAIYYSVIKKENYYSHHLYVKKNKWYFDFHTPTEIWESLPLPIPGIHNLKNLTAALSISDYLKIPKEEIRKALFLFKGIKRRYSIHYQSSKKIYIDDYAHHPTEINALIDTVRKCFPNKKILGIFQPHLFSRTKFFEESFAKSLEHLDILILLDIYPAREFPINGINSNSLLKKIKMSSKEVSTIPKVLEKIEKKHFDIILTIGAGDIDSLIIPIKEWLYKRYG; encoded by the coding sequence ATGAACTTAAACCAAATTGATTCTTTTTATTTTATAGGAATAGGAGGAATTGGAATGAGTTCCCTCGCTAGATATTTTAATCTTATGGGTAAAACTGTTTATGGTCATGATCAAAAGAAAACCTTTTTAACAAAAGAATTGGAAAAAGAAGGAATATCCATCAATTATAATGATAGTATAGAAATTTTACCCAAATGGGTGTTATCTAAACAATGTTTGATTGTATATACACCAGCAATTCCTAGTCATCATAAACAATGGATATACTTAAAAAAGTATGGAAAAAATATAAAAAAACGTTCTCAAGTACTAGCTTTAATTACAGAAAATGAAATTTGTATAGCTATAGGAGGAACACATGGAAAAACAACTACTTGTACCTTGTTAGGACACATTTTATATAGTGTTGGAATGAATGTAACTGCTTTTTTAGGAGGAATTTCTGAAAATTATCAATCCAATTTGATATTGAATAATGTATTGAATGGAAAAAAAATTTTTTTGGTGGAAGCTGACGAATTTGACCATTCTTTTTTGTATTTATCTCCTAATATAGCATGTATAACGTCTTTTGACCAAGATCATGTAGACATTTATCCAAAAAAAGAAGCCTTGAAAAAGGCTTATATAGCTTTCTCCAAGAGAATAAAAAAACCATATAAAAAAATATTTCTTTGCGAAGAAGAATCTTTTCTATCCAATAACGCTATATATTATTCCGTGATAAAAAAAGAAAATTATTATTCCCATCATCTTTATGTAAAAAAAAATAAGTGGTATTTTGATTTTCATACTCCTACAGAAATATGGGAATCTTTACCTTTACCTATTCCAGGTATACATAACTTAAAAAACCTTACTGCAGCATTATCTATATCTGACTATCTAAAAATTCCTAAAGAAGAAATCAGAAAAGCTTTATTTTTATTTAAAGGGATCAAAAGAAGATATTCCATTCACTATCAATCTTCAAAAAAAATATATATAGATGATTATGCACATCATCCTACCGAAATCAATGCTTTGATCGATACTGTAAGAAAATGTTTTCCAAATAAAAAGATATTGGGAATTTTTCAACCCCATTTATTTAGTAGAACTAAATTTTTTGAAGAATCTTTTGCAAAAAGTTTAGAACATCTTGATATTTTAATTTTACTAGATATTTATCCAGCTAGAGAATTCCCCATAAATGGGATTAATTCCAATAGTTTATTAAAAAAAATAAAAATGAGTTCTAAAGAAGTATCTACTATACCTAAAGTTTTAGAAAAAATTGAAAAAAAACATTTTGATATTATTTTGACAATAGGAGCTGGGGATATAGATTCCTTAATTATTCCTATAAAAGAATGGTTGTATAAACGATATGGATAA
- the murG gene encoding undecaprenyldiphospho-muramoylpentapeptide beta-N-acetylglucosaminyltransferase, whose translation MNHNIYPRIIIGSGGTGGHIYPGIAIANELKKKIPKTDILFIGSKNHMEMQEIPKFGYSIEKICISGGKDKFFSISGFTVSIQLIYSFFLANKIIKKFSPDIVIGTGGFVSFPTLYAAKKNKIPILIQEQNSFPGLTNRIFSRYANRICIAYEQAKKYFPKEKTIITGNPVRSEILQLPSKEKACIHLGLKVTRPIILSIGGSQGSNSINNAWIKGLKKLIELDIQLIWQVGKLDFHKIKKNKISHHSNIIFMEFIENIPICYAAADIIVSRAGALTISEICLVGKPYILVPFPWSSNDHQNQNAKILEGKEAALIIKNDEIEQKLVDSVIQLMNDSIMKQKMSKNILELGKPKATNDIVNEILQIIL comes from the coding sequence ATGAACCATAATATTTATCCTAGAATAATTATTGGAAGTGGAGGGACCGGAGGTCATATATATCCGGGAATAGCTATTGCTAATGAACTTAAAAAAAAAATTCCAAAAACCGATATTTTGTTTATAGGATCTAAAAATCATATGGAAATGCAAGAAATTCCAAAATTCGGATATTCTATTGAAAAAATTTGTATTTCAGGTGGAAAAGATAAATTTTTTTCTATATCAGGCTTTACTGTCTCTATACAATTAATATATAGCTTTTTTTTGGCAAATAAAATTATTAAAAAATTTTCTCCAGATATAGTTATCGGAACAGGTGGATTTGTTAGTTTTCCTACCTTGTATGCTGCAAAAAAAAATAAAATACCTATCTTGATTCAAGAACAAAATTCTTTTCCTGGATTAACCAATCGAATATTTTCTCGTTACGCGAATAGGATATGCATAGCTTATGAGCAAGCAAAAAAATATTTTCCAAAAGAAAAAACAATCATAACTGGAAATCCAGTAAGATCTGAAATATTACAATTGCCTAGTAAAGAAAAAGCCTGTATTCATTTAGGATTAAAAGTAACAAGACCTATTATTTTATCTATAGGAGGGAGTCAAGGTTCCAATAGTATAAATAATGCTTGGATAAAAGGATTAAAAAAATTAATAGAATTGGACATTCAACTTATTTGGCAGGTAGGAAAATTAGATTTTCATAAGATTAAAAAAAATAAAATTTCTCATCATTCTAATATTATTTTCATGGAATTTATTGAAAATATACCGATATGTTATGCGGCTGCAGATATCATTGTATCTAGAGCTGGAGCTTTAACCATATCAGAAATATGTTTAGTAGGAAAACCATATATATTGGTTCCTTTTCCTTGGTCTTCAAATGATCATCAAAATCAAAATGCTAAAATATTAGAAGGAAAAGAGGCAGCTTTAATTATAAAAAATGATGAAATAGAACAAAAATTAGTGGATTCTGTTATACAATTAATGAATGATTCCATCATGAAACAAAAAATGAGTAAAAACATATTAGAATTAGGAAAACCTAAAGCAACAAACGATATTGTAAACGAGATTTTACAAATTATTTTATGA
- the ftsA gene encoding cell division protein FtsA, which produces MEYQDIAIGLDVGTTKIVAMVGRRNEYNKIEILGIGRSKSIGVHRGVVNNITQTIEAIREAVSEAEQSSGLKIKEVIVGIAGQHIRSLQHNDYITRLDFENVISQKDIQKLIDQVHKLVMQPGEEIIHVLPQEYKVDSQAEIREPIGMYGSRLEANFHVVVGQISSIRNIGRCVKAAGLNLSGMTLEPLASAEAVLSTEEREAGVALVDIGGGTTDIAIFKDNIIRHTAVIPFGGNVITENIKTDCLIIERQAELLKIKFGSAWPGENKETEIVCIPGLRGRDPKEISLKHLSQIIHTRVCEILEQVNVEIKNYGNEEQKKRLIAGLVMTGGGSQLKHVRPLTEYITGMDVRIGYSNEHIAGDENGLISNPEYATSIGLVIKGLDDKKKYLCTTADMGHKYGHDENFEFISTKFYDKNRRLNYDEDHKKKKNKTKSKSFLEIWADKFRQILNDSE; this is translated from the coding sequence ATGGAATATCAAGATATAGCTATAGGTCTTGATGTGGGAACCACGAAGATTGTAGCTATGGTAGGAAGGAGAAATGAATATAATAAAATTGAGATCTTAGGCATAGGGAGATCTAAAAGTATAGGTGTGCATAGAGGAGTTGTAAATAATATAACTCAAACCATTGAAGCTATTCGTGAAGCTGTATCTGAAGCAGAACAGAGTTCTGGTTTAAAAATAAAAGAAGTTATTGTTGGAATAGCAGGACAACATATTAGAAGTCTACAACATAATGATTATATTACTAGATTAGATTTTGAAAATGTTATTAGTCAAAAAGATATACAAAAATTAATAGATCAAGTTCATAAACTGGTCATGCAACCAGGAGAAGAAATAATTCATGTTCTTCCACAAGAATATAAAGTCGATAGTCAAGCCGAAATAAGGGAACCTATAGGAATGTATGGAAGTCGTTTAGAAGCAAATTTTCATGTAGTAGTAGGACAAATTTCTTCAATACGGAATATTGGAAGATGTGTAAAAGCTGCAGGATTAAATTTATCTGGAATGACCTTAGAACCTTTAGCTTCTGCTGAAGCTGTATTAAGCACTGAAGAAAGAGAAGCAGGTGTTGCTTTAGTAGATATAGGAGGAGGAACTACGGATATTGCTATATTTAAAGACAACATTATCCGTCATACTGCCGTTATTCCTTTTGGAGGAAATGTCATCACTGAAAATATAAAAACAGATTGTTTAATTATTGAACGGCAAGCAGAATTATTAAAAATAAAATTTGGATCTGCATGGCCAGGAGAAAATAAAGAAACAGAAATTGTTTGTATTCCTGGATTACGAGGTCGTGACCCTAAAGAAATTTCTTTAAAACACCTTTCACAAATTATTCATACACGAGTATGTGAAATTCTAGAACAAGTAAATGTAGAAATAAAAAATTATGGGAATGAAGAACAAAAGAAAAGACTTATTGCAGGATTAGTCATGACAGGTGGAGGTTCTCAACTTAAACATGTTCGTCCATTAACAGAATATATTACTGGAATGGACGTTCGTATAGGTTATTCTAATGAACACATAGCAGGAGATGAAAACGGTCTTATAAGTAATCCAGAATATGCCACGTCTATAGGATTAGTCATTAAAGGACTTGATGATAAAAAAAAATATCTTTGTACTACCGCAGATATGGGACATAAATATGGACATGATGAAAATTTTGAGTTTATTTCTACAAAATTTTATGATAAAAATCGTAGATTAAATTATGATGAGGATCATAAAAAGAAAAAAAATAAAACGAAATCAAAATCTTTTCTTGAAATTTGGGCAGATAAGTTCCGTCAAATATTGAATGACTCAGAATAA
- the hisS gene encoding histidine--tRNA ligase, which translates to MLPNIPKGTRDFSSIEMSKRNYLIQTIRKQFELFGFYPIETPSIENLSTLVGKYGEEGDYLMFKLLHSGNFLKKNFLDFLKEIKNNKKTVHVAKCLTEYISNKALRYDLTVPFVRYVMMHKNEIVFPFKRSQIQPVWRADKPQKGRWREFYQCDADVISLSWSLWEEIELIQLCDEIFTKLNFPIIIYINHRDILGGLVEMAGIEYNLWKDFTTSLDKWNKIGRNLVKKEMLYKGISSKSFDKVAFFFDMEENFYNKEKYLTVALQDSEKGKKGIRDLSFIYKNINNISLQKTRLEWNLSLARGMNYYTGTILEIVPFNNRNSISIGGGGRYDTLANLFGMNNIYGVGISLGLDRIYLAMEQENLLQTISNYTSKVLFINFGNEEVLYAYKIIKFLRKKGIYTQLYPNADKIGKQFRYANDNNIPFAISIGKNEINKNKIKMKNLKERTEKEYDNINDIVNQLTKRL; encoded by the coding sequence ATGCTTCCTAATATTCCCAAAGGGACCAGGGATTTTTCATCCATTGAGATGAGTAAGCGAAATTATTTAATTCAGACTATTCGAAAACAATTTGAGCTTTTTGGTTTTTATCCTATAGAAACACCTTCCATTGAAAATCTTTCCACTCTTGTTGGAAAATATGGAGAAGAAGGAGATTATTTAATGTTTAAATTGCTCCATTCAGGTAATTTTTTAAAAAAAAATTTTTTGGATTTTTTAAAAGAAATCAAGAATAATAAAAAAACGGTTCATGTTGCAAAATGTTTAACTGAATATATATCTAATAAGGCACTGAGATATGATTTAACGGTTCCTTTTGTCCGTTATGTAATGATGCATAAAAATGAAATTGTTTTTCCTTTTAAAAGATCCCAAATTCAACCTGTATGGCGTGCAGATAAACCTCAAAAAGGAAGATGGAGAGAATTTTATCAATGTGATGCGGACGTGATCTCGTTATCTTGGTCTTTATGGGAAGAAATAGAATTAATTCAACTTTGTGACGAAATTTTTACTAAATTAAATTTTCCTATCATTATCTATATTAATCATAGAGATATATTAGGAGGATTAGTTGAAATGGCTGGTATAGAATATAATTTATGGAAAGATTTTACTACATCTTTAGATAAATGGAATAAAATTGGACGAAATTTAGTCAAAAAAGAAATGCTTTATAAAGGGATTTCATCTAAATCATTTGATAAAGTAGCATTTTTTTTCGATATGGAAGAAAATTTCTATAATAAAGAAAAATATTTGACTGTAGCCTTACAAGATTCTGAAAAAGGAAAAAAAGGGATCCGAGATCTGAGTTTTATTTATAAAAATATAAATAATATTTCTTTACAAAAGACAAGATTGGAATGGAATCTTTCTTTAGCCAGAGGAATGAATTATTATACAGGTACAATACTAGAAATTGTTCCATTCAACAATAGAAACTCTATTTCTATTGGAGGAGGAGGTAGGTATGATACATTAGCTAATTTATTTGGAATGAACAATATTTATGGAGTAGGAATTTCTTTGGGTTTGGATAGAATTTATTTAGCAATGGAGCAAGAAAATTTGTTACAAACTATATCTAATTATACTTCAAAAGTATTGTTTATTAATTTTGGAAATGAAGAGGTTTTATATGCATACAAAATAATAAAATTTTTGAGAAAAAAAGGAATTTATACTCAATTATATCCTAATGCGGATAAAATAGGAAAACAATTTAGATATGCTAATGATAACAATATTCCATTTGCTATTAGTATAGGAAAAAATGAAATCAATAAAAATAAAATCAAAATGAAAAATCTTAAAGAAAGAACAGAAAAAGAATACGATAACATTAATGATATTGTAAATCAATTAACAAAAAGATTATGA
- a CDS encoding FtsW/RodA/SpoVE family cell cycle protein, translated as MKISEKIDLFLNRYIKGDRYLWAFISLLAIFSFLPVYSASTNLVTTYGGTNTVFRYLLKHALFLLIGFCILFFTQFIDYKYFYRMSIFSMPIVFVLLIFTMSQRKELDGVNASRWLYIPIINISFQTSSIAGLVLFIYCARYLAQKKKERINFINSFFPLLFPIFFITGLIFPANGSTAAIVFISVLILLFIGGYPLTSVIGVFLMGILFSGIYIYSVIKWGDKKPINRVYTWKSRIEKFIDHESEESYQMKQSKMAIVLGNKFGRGPGKSVLKAFLPQSSSDFIYAIIIEEYGSVGGIILLFIYILILMRIMIIATKVQNYFCSLLVLAVGLPIINQALINMGIAVGLFPVTGQTLPLISAGGTSMWVTFFSFGIILSISRMIYKNSTNTIQIITHHEP; from the coding sequence ATGAAAATTTCTGAAAAAATAGATCTATTTTTAAATAGATATATAAAAGGAGATAGATATTTATGGGCATTCATATCTTTGTTGGCTATATTTTCCTTTTTGCCCGTTTATTCTGCTAGTACAAACTTGGTAACTACATATGGAGGAACGAATACAGTATTTCGTTATTTATTAAAACATGCTCTTTTTTTGTTAATTGGCTTTTGTATACTTTTTTTCACTCAATTTATAGACTATAAATATTTTTATCGCATGTCTATTTTTTCTATGCCTATAGTTTTCGTTTTATTAATTTTTACTATGAGTCAAAGAAAAGAATTAGATGGGGTTAATGCTTCTCGTTGGTTATATATTCCTATTATTAATATATCTTTTCAAACTTCCAGTATCGCTGGATTAGTCCTTTTCATTTATTGTGCCAGATATTTAGCTCAAAAAAAGAAAGAACGAATAAATTTTATAAATTCTTTTTTTCCCTTGTTATTTCCAATATTTTTTATCACTGGACTGATTTTTCCCGCTAATGGCTCTACTGCTGCTATTGTTTTTATATCTGTTTTAATTTTACTATTTATAGGAGGATATCCATTAACAAGTGTTATAGGAGTTTTTTTAATGGGTATTTTATTTTCAGGAATATATATTTATTCTGTTATAAAATGGGGAGATAAAAAACCTATAAATAGAGTTTACACATGGAAAAGTCGTATAGAAAAATTTATAGATCATGAATCTGAAGAAAGTTATCAAATGAAACAATCTAAAATGGCTATCGTTTTAGGAAATAAATTTGGTCGTGGTCCTGGAAAGAGTGTTTTAAAAGCTTTTCTTCCGCAATCTTCTTCAGATTTTATATATGCTATTATCATAGAAGAATATGGATCTGTTGGAGGAATAATACTTTTATTTATTTATATACTAATTTTAATGAGAATTATGATAATAGCTACGAAAGTTCAAAATTATTTTTGTTCTTTGTTGGTCCTTGCTGTAGGTTTACCTATTATCAATCAAGCACTCATTAATATGGGAATAGCTGTTGGTTTATTTCCAGTTACAGGACAAACTTTGCCGCTGATTAGTGCTGGAGGGACTTCTATGTGGGTTACTTTTTTTAGTTTTGGCATTATATTAAGTATCAGTCGAATGATATATAAAAACTCGACTAACACCATTCAAATTATAACTCATCATGAACCATAA
- the ftsZ gene encoding cell division protein FtsZ, translated as MKKEDFIPKKENPQFGFSKNRSAAIKVIGIGGGGSNALSHMFEQGITGVDFIACNTDAQALNNNPVPIKIQLGASITEGLGAGADPEVGEKAALESLEEIKSILDSNTKMTFITAGMGGGTGTGAAPIVAGISKEKGILTVGIVTIPFHFEGKMRLQQAQKGIEALRKNVDSLIVINNDKLRELYGNLGFKAGFAKADEVLTTAAKGIAEVITHHYKQNIDLRDTRTVLKESGTAVMGSAIAVGENRAKEAVVQALDSPLLNDNKITGAKNVLLLIVSGKIEITIDEIGIISDYIQAEAGNNANIIMGIGEDEDLEESISVTIVATGFPTEIQRAINHEEKKIFHKLEEPYEQRLKKMEEIHSYSKRIDPFFSKNYSKSSHLEQHYNNNKKNDFTLNQKQNIFDQSINSSFFIEKKHKKYMLEDSFDLPISYKDENEKIIQNSIRKKENNTNKEFN; from the coding sequence ATGAAAAAAGAAGATTTTATACCAAAAAAAGAAAACCCTCAATTTGGATTTTCAAAAAATCGTTCAGCTGCAATCAAAGTAATTGGAATAGGAGGAGGAGGAAGTAATGCTTTAAGTCATATGTTTGAACAAGGAATTACTGGTGTAGATTTTATAGCGTGTAATACGGATGCACAAGCATTAAATAATAATCCAGTTCCTATAAAAATTCAATTAGGAGCTTCTATTACAGAAGGATTAGGTGCTGGAGCAGATCCAGAAGTAGGAGAAAAAGCCGCATTAGAAAGTTTGGAGGAAATAAAAAGTATTTTAGATTCTAATACGAAAATGACCTTCATTACAGCAGGAATGGGTGGAGGTACGGGAACTGGTGCAGCTCCAATTGTTGCTGGAATTTCTAAAGAAAAAGGAATTCTTACTGTAGGAATTGTAACAATTCCATTTCATTTTGAAGGAAAAATGAGATTACAACAGGCTCAAAAAGGAATAGAGGCATTAAGAAAAAATGTGGATTCTCTCATTGTTATTAATAATGATAAATTGAGAGAATTATATGGGAATCTAGGATTTAAAGCCGGTTTTGCAAAAGCAGATGAAGTTTTAACAACTGCAGCTAAGGGTATTGCAGAAGTTATCACTCATCATTATAAACAAAATATAGATTTAAGAGATACAAGAACTGTTCTCAAAGAAAGTGGAACGGCTGTTATGGGTTCTGCTATTGCTGTTGGAGAAAATAGAGCAAAGGAAGCTGTAGTACAAGCTTTAGATTCTCCATTATTGAATGATAATAAAATTACAGGGGCCAAGAACGTTCTTCTTCTTATTGTTTCAGGAAAAATAGAAATTACTATAGATGAAATAGGAATTATCAGTGATTATATACAAGCTGAAGCAGGGAATAATGCGAACATTATTATGGGGATAGGAGAAGACGAAGATTTGGAAGAAAGTATTTCTGTTACCATAGTGGCTACAGGTTTTCCTACGGAAATCCAACGGGCTATTAATCACGAAGAAAAAAAAATATTTCATAAATTAGAAGAACCTTATGAACAAAGATTAAAAAAAATGGAAGAAATTCATTCTTATTCTAAACGTATAGATCCTTTTTTTTCAAAAAATTATTCTAAATCAAGTCATTTAGAACAACATTATAATAATAATAAAAAAAACGATTTTACATTGAATCAAAAGCAAAATATTTTTGATCAGTCTATAAATTCAAGTTTTTTTATAGAAAAAAAACATAAAAAATATATGCTAGAAGATAGTTTTGATCTTCCTATTTCATACAAAGATGAAAATGAAAAAATAATACAAAATAGCATTCGTAAAAAAGAAAATAATACAAATAAAGAATTCAATTGA
- the pnuC gene encoding nicotinamide riboside transporter PnuC, giving the protein MNDWIDHILSPYYYNNSFFHIILEFTAVAFTIFSVFFAQKNNIWVYPIGIVSTTIYSYLTFITSLYGDFIINLYYTLMSFYGWYAWMYKKDKNQKIPITFCNKKDYFYTFILFIFSCIFSMMIYFFYGKLQSHFDWMDVLTTGIYFSGMYQMAMKKVENWIFWIIGNGISVPLYFFKGLVLTGILFIILVLLAIVGFFIWKKKALNQILS; this is encoded by the coding sequence ATGAATGATTGGATAGATCATATTTTATCTCCCTATTATTATAATAATAGTTTTTTTCACATAATTTTAGAATTTACAGCTGTAGCATTTACAATATTTAGTGTTTTTTTTGCTCAAAAAAATAATATATGGGTATATCCAATAGGAATAGTCAGCACTACCATATATAGTTATTTAACTTTTATAACTTCTCTTTATGGAGATTTTATTATTAATTTGTATTACACGTTGATGAGCTTTTATGGATGGTATGCATGGATGTATAAAAAGGATAAAAATCAAAAAATACCTATTACTTTTTGCAATAAAAAAGATTATTTTTACACTTTTATTTTATTTATATTCTCTTGTATTTTCAGTATGATGATTTATTTTTTTTATGGAAAACTTCAATCTCATTTTGATTGGATGGATGTACTTACAACGGGTATTTATTTTTCCGGAATGTATCAAATGGCTATGAAAAAAGTAGAAAATTGGATATTTTGGATAATTGGAAACGGAATTTCCGTTCCTCTTTATTTTTTTAAGGGTTTGGTATTGACAGGAATTTTATTTATAATTCTTGTTCTATTGGCTATAGTAGGATTTTTTATTTGGAAGAAAAAAGCACTCAATCAAATTTTATCATAA